Proteins found in one Salinimonas lutimaris genomic segment:
- a CDS encoding O-antigen ligase family protein: MKTQVALKDTDFIFLKVKNLWTHFKSESFAFKCICMYIFLEYFKPQAIFPVVDILPWAQIFLVFSFLGLFFDKKSNSKINGLYFLIVIFFLIINLSILYAFNRAWAMQQYIIFSQWVLIIFLISSIVTTRERFYIFFTIFFLCCFKIAFGTAKNWVLRGFSFTGWGLMGPPGYFQNSGELAVLMLIFFPLSYYLYVNLKDHVNKWEKYFLLVATISPILTLLGCSSRGAQLALLLQLVIMFYRKIFKPKYLIVIGLVAVLGWQLLPQEQKERFTEIGEDKTSIQRQLYWENGWEMMKEHPFLGVGYFNFQPYYQVHYPQDMLYKRAQLPHNIFIQVGTDAGFIGLLVFMLIILGSLLIRFPAKYIVEVSQTDKLYSSIWSGLKIGIIGFALAGQFVTIAYYPFLWISIALLISLSKSLEGTMKKKVS; encoded by the coding sequence ATGAAAACTCAGGTAGCCCTAAAGGACACAGACTTTATATTTCTTAAAGTCAAAAATTTATGGACGCATTTTAAAAGTGAGTCTTTTGCGTTTAAGTGTATTTGTATGTATATATTTCTGGAGTATTTTAAACCTCAGGCTATTTTTCCTGTTGTTGATATACTGCCATGGGCGCAAATTTTCTTAGTTTTTTCTTTTTTGGGGTTGTTTTTTGACAAAAAGTCTAATTCGAAAATAAATGGATTATATTTTTTAATAGTTATTTTCTTTTTAATTATAAATTTGTCTATATTATATGCGTTTAATCGTGCATGGGCGATGCAGCAATATATAATTTTCTCTCAATGGGTTTTAATAATATTTCTTATATCTTCAATAGTAACAACCAGAGAGCGTTTTTATATATTTTTTACTATTTTCTTTTTATGTTGTTTCAAAATTGCTTTCGGAACTGCAAAGAACTGGGTATTGAGGGGGTTTTCTTTTACTGGTTGGGGGCTAATGGGTCCTCCTGGATATTTCCAAAATTCAGGTGAGTTAGCTGTATTGATGTTGATATTTTTTCCTTTATCATATTATCTTTATGTTAATTTAAAGGATCACGTTAATAAATGGGAAAAGTACTTTCTACTAGTAGCTACGATTTCTCCTATACTAACTTTACTCGGTTGTAGTAGTAGAGGTGCTCAATTAGCTTTGCTTCTTCAACTAGTAATAATGTTTTATCGAAAAATATTTAAGCCAAAATATTTGATCGTTATCGGGTTGGTAGCGGTGTTAGGTTGGCAGTTATTACCTCAAGAACAGAAAGAAAGATTTACAGAGATTGGAGAAGATAAAACATCTATACAGAGACAGCTATATTGGGAAAACGGCTGGGAAATGATGAAAGAACATCCATTTTTAGGAGTGGGGTATTTTAATTTTCAGCCTTATTATCAAGTTCATTATCCCCAAGACATGCTTTATAAACGAGCTCAGTTGCCACATAACATATTTATACAAGTTGGAACTGATGCTGGGTTTATAGGTCTTTTGGTTTTTATGCTAATAATTTTAGGTAGCTTATTAATAAGGTTTCCAGCTAAATATATAGTTGAAGTAAGCCAGACAGATAAGTTATATAGTTCTATCTGGAGCGGGTTGAAAATAGGCATTATAGGGTTTGCGTTAGCTGGACAATTTGTAACTATTGCCTACTATCCTTTTTTATGGATATCTATTGCTTTGTTAATATCATTAAGTAAATCATTAGAAGGCACAATGAAGAAGAAAGTTTCATGA
- a CDS encoding arsenate-mycothiol transferase ArsC produces the protein MSVSQYIADTYGSKRGLVRYIKFNALASLGAYRHAKGNNVQHTQRLIYICSGNICRSPFGEFVAHKADFPAISFGLHCRGGDPAFAKTLDYAQRHNYALDSHRSTNMQDYEPKEGDLLIVMEPAHLAELDALYPNQNKVLIGLYATPKTVYLHDPYNTNQLFFDKCMAQIEQATQALIKQIQK, from the coding sequence ATGAGCGTTAGTCAGTACATTGCAGATACTTACGGCTCTAAACGTGGCCTGGTCCGGTACATCAAATTTAACGCGCTCGCCAGCCTTGGTGCTTATCGCCACGCTAAAGGTAATAATGTGCAGCATACCCAGCGGCTGATTTATATCTGCAGCGGTAACATTTGCCGCAGCCCGTTTGGCGAGTTTGTGGCACACAAGGCTGATTTTCCTGCAATATCGTTCGGCTTACATTGCCGTGGCGGTGACCCTGCATTTGCAAAAACACTGGATTATGCCCAGCGCCACAACTACGCTTTAGACAGTCACCGCTCAACCAATATGCAGGATTACGAGCCCAAAGAGGGAGATTTGCTAATTGTTATGGAGCCTGCACATCTGGCAGAACTGGATGCACTATACCCAAACCAGAATAAGGTGTTGATTGGGTTATATGCCACGCCCAAAACGGTATACCTGCATGATCCTTACAACACAAACCAGCTGTTTTTTGACAAGTGCATGGCGCAAATCGAACAGGCCACTCAGGCTTTAATAAAACAAATACAGAAGTAA
- a CDS encoding glycosyltransferase family protein, translating into MSRLVWITWEEQPRNKSMADMLGADFYKIEEKRSFLLRYFFCIKRTIRVLFKKYDIVIVQNPSMILCAISAIFKLILGYKLVIDAHNAGIYPKEGRSKFLLKLNDRILKSSDLVIVTNECLVSYLKELNILSIPITDPLPKYDSENYKNTRIKNQIFIICSWSEDEPIQLYLDLAKDLPEYEFYFSGNYRKFDFSNAIIPENVFLLGFVDAEEYIKLLFTSLVTIDLTLRDSCLVCGAYESISAEVPVILTDNLVNQSTFSTAALYSTIDRVKLRDKVLESKDFDRNNIIKFKERYEKEYAKSVELFYSLLNAKN; encoded by the coding sequence ATGAGTAGATTAGTTTGGATTACGTGGGAAGAACAGCCAAGAAACAAGTCTATGGCAGATATGTTAGGTGCTGACTTTTATAAAATAGAGGAAAAGAGATCTTTTTTACTTCGTTATTTTTTTTGTATAAAAAGAACAATCAGAGTTCTTTTTAAAAAATATGATATAGTAATAGTTCAAAATCCATCTATGATTCTATGTGCAATCAGTGCTATCTTTAAACTTATTTTGGGCTATAAGCTAGTCATTGATGCCCATAATGCGGGGATTTATCCAAAAGAAGGTCGTAGCAAATTTTTATTAAAATTAAATGATAGAATATTGAAAAGTTCTGATTTAGTTATAGTTACTAATGAATGTCTCGTCTCATATTTAAAAGAGCTAAATATACTATCTATACCTATAACAGATCCCCTACCTAAATATGATTCAGAAAATTATAAAAATACCAGAATAAAAAATCAGATTTTCATTATTTGCTCCTGGTCTGAAGATGAGCCGATTCAATTGTATTTAGACTTAGCAAAAGATTTACCAGAGTACGAGTTCTACTTCTCGGGTAATTATAGGAAGTTTGATTTTAGCAACGCTATTATTCCAGAAAATGTTTTCTTATTAGGTTTTGTCGATGCTGAAGAGTATATAAAATTGCTTTTTACATCCCTTGTTACCATAGATTTGACGTTACGTGACAGCTGTCTGGTGTGCGGTGCTTATGAGTCGATAAGCGCAGAGGTTCCAGTTATATTAACGGATAACTTAGTAAATCAAAGTACATTCTCTACAGCAGCGTTATATAGCACAATAGATAGAGTTAAACTTCGTGATAAGGTACTTGAGTCAAAAGATTTTGATCGAAACAACATAATAAAATTTAAAGAAAGGTATGAAAAAGAATACGCGAAGAGTGTAGAACTTTTCTATAGTCTCCTAAATGCCAAGAACTAA